The DNA segment ACAGCAATGGTAATGGCTGCGTCAAAATTTATCGATAAAAAAGATTTTGGTAAGATAATCGTTGCTGGGGTTGTAGATGAAGAAGGGACAGGGAGAGGGATAAAGGAGCTTATCAAAGATAATATCCAAGCTGATTATGCTATCTTTGGCGAGCCAAGCGGTATAGAGCACATAACAATTGGATATAAGGGGCGAATCTCTTTAAAAATTACATGTAAAACAGCGAGTGTACATGCAAGTGCTCCTTGGATGTCACAAAATGCTATTGAGAAAGCATTTGAAGTCTGGGACACTATACGTGCTTATACTTCACAAAAAGAGGATAAAAACAGTCTTTTTAACTCTCTGACTGCATGTATCACAAAAATACGTGGTGGGACTTCTCATAATGTGTTGCCTGGTACGTGTAAGATAACTACAGACATAAGAATACCTCCCAAGATGTCTTGCGCAGCAGTTTATCAAGATGTCATGGAGATTATTAAAAATTATCAATCAGATGTATCTTTCCCAAAGATAAATGTAGAAGTGAGAGATAAAGTAGAACCTTTTGAAACTGATAAAAATTCACACCTTGTAAGAGCTCTGATTATTGCTATATTAAAGATAAGAGGAAAGAGACCTATGCTATTACGTAAAACTGGTACAGGAGATATGAACGCCTTTGGACACGCCTTTAAGATACCCGTTGTTACCTACGGTCCAGGTAATCCACATCTATCTCATACGCATAAGGAATATATCGAGATTTCAGAATATCTATCGAGCATAGAAATTTATCAGAAAGTAATTTCGAATCTGTATAATTTCTATCATAAAAAAGATATTAAAAAATAATATTCGAATATAATAATAATTTTCAACGAACCTAAAAATTAGTTTCAGGACAGTTGATTTATTTTCTTCAATTTTATGATCATATTGATACTTAATGATTTTTAGCTCATTTCAAAATTAAAATATGAACAAGTTATTAACCTATAGGAGCACCATGACCCGGAACATCACTCCAAACCATATCCCATACATCTTCTTCTAAAATGGCCTCTTTCCTAATAATCGCTTTTAAAAGGTGCTTCATTAAGGCATGGTGCTTTACTTCGTCTTCATATATATCAATCATAATATGATTTATTCTGCTATCTAACTCACTTTCTAGAAGCTTTTTGACCTCCTCCATCATCGTGCTCTCTACTTCTATGTGCTTTTTTATAATTGATTCAAGACTATTGTACTCTTGATTAGTAAGGGCTTTACTTTCACTCTTTAAGAGACTTAAAATAGCAGTATAAAGTCCTGCATGCTTCCGAGAGTCATGAGCTATACTCCTTAGGATCTCCTG comes from the Candidatus Methylarchaceae archaeon HK02M2 genome and includes:
- a CDS encoding M20/M25/M40 family metallo-hydrolase; the protein is MIEYAVKLLEDLLKIYSPSGQEEPLSRSLAESMDNLGFNVVVDKVNNVIGTIGSGSPSILLCGHIDTVPGKQPVRIEDGLMFGRGSVDAKSSLTAMVMAASKFIDKKDFGKIIVAGVVDEEGTGRGIKELIKDNIQADYAIFGEPSGIEHITIGYKGRISLKITCKTASVHASAPWMSQNAIEKAFEVWDTIRAYTSQKEDKNSLFNSLTACITKIRGGTSHNVLPGTCKITTDIRIPPKMSCAAVYQDVMEIIKNYQSDVSFPKINVEVRDKVEPFETDKNSHLVRALIIAILKIRGKRPMLLRKTGTGDMNAFGHAFKIPVVTYGPGNPHLSHTHKEYIEISEYLSSIEIYQKVISNLYNFYHKKDIKK